A single region of the Oryzias latipes chromosome 19, ASM223467v1 genome encodes:
- the LOC111946451 gene encoding delphilin-like, with translation MKKFLQNKKGRYSFRQSKRGARCPKDFFLSMPTSNQGWPEEFGFQLGGYGPSYILSVEEGSSAHLAGLQAGDQVLEIEGQNVSTLAPQAVIAIAQTQKNIPPSIGVVSRIQQAGVAAPNPKHGVYKDGLIRGFTSDF, from the exons ATGAAGAAGTTTTTGCAGAACAAAAAGGGCAGATACTCTTTTCGGCAGAGCAAAAGGGGGGCTCGGTGTCCGAAGGATTTCT TTCTCAGCATGCCGACTTCCAACCAGGGCTGGCCGGAGGAATTCGGCTTCCAGCTGGGGGGCTATGGACCCAGCTACATTCTGTCTGTGGAGGAGGGCAGCAGCGCCCACCTGGCAGGGCTGCAAGCCGGAGATCAGGTTCTGGAGATTGAGGGCCAAAACGTGTCGACGCTGGCTCCACAGGCAGTCATTGCCATCGCCCAGACCCAGAAGAACATCCCCCCAAGCATTGGAGTGGTGTCCCGCATACAGCAGGCAGGTGTTGCAGCTCCGAATCCCAAACATGGCGTCTATAAAGATGGTTTAATACGAGGCTTCACGTCTGACTTC